GTGTGCTCTGCGGATACGTGTGTCTGTTGTTACACTGCTGGGGGAAACGTCAGCTCGTTGACTCACAGCCAGCCTTTCTCCACTGCTCTCTCAGGAGTACTGTCACTCAAGTTCCCCGAGGGCCCCACCGTCAAGTCCACTTGTCTTTTCTTCGTAAGTAAACGTGCACAGAATGCCCCTCCAGGTTTTCAGCCCTGCAAGGGAACGGATTTTTGTTCCAGATTATACGAGCGTATTCCCTGTTCAGTCTAAGTCCCGGGCTTCTAACATTTAGGTCAAGGGACCCTACAGTGTTCGCTTCTTTGCAGCCACAGTTGCAGGTCCCAACCCCTCAATTATAACAACCTGTTAAGTGGTCttaattacatacatacataatttGAGTTGTGTGATAATTTACCCTCTTAAGGCCACATTGTCAGAAATAGCGATTCATTCCATGACAAAATGTCAGGTATCCTCATCCCCGGACATTTAATCAGTCGGCTTTCATTGAATGTGGAAATTGTGTTCGGAAAGCATTTTTTAGTTGATTAAGTAATAGACTGACATGAAAAACTGGTGGAACTCAATACCCTCCCGGGTTACTGAAACTAAACCCTTTATGACAAACAAAAACCTCGAAGCACATTTTAAACAGCCTTAACCGATGGTACCAGAagccagcacacacagaaaccccgGGGCTGAGAAGCCCTGCTGTAGTTGGGTTAGTTCGGCTGTCGGTTGTTCCGGGGCCTGGTTCACCTCCCCTGACCCCGTGCTGTGCCTCCTGCAGACGGAGCTGCTCCCTCACTGTGGAGACGTACCTCGTGTGGGGCAGGTGGTGCAGGAAGATGGCAAGCTGCTGATGCAGGCCGTGCTGGAGGTGAGTCTCTCGCGCGCTCCCCGTTCGGCGTGGCTGATGTTCTCTTCTCCAGCGGCCGTGTCACCCGCcccctttctctcgctcccgTTCCCAGGCCATCGGCGGCCAGTCCTCGCGCAGTCTGATGGACCAGTTCGCGGAGGTGCTGTTCTCCCTGAATAAGCACTGCTTCGCCCTGCTGACCGTGTGGCTGAAGGAGGTGCTGCAGGCGCCCGGCTTTCCCTCCACCCGCGTCTCGCCGGAACAGAAAGAGACCTTCAGCCAGCAGATCCTCAGGTACCTGTGTGCAGTACACACCTGAGTGGGTATTCTCATACACGCACCTGAGTGGGTATTCTCATACACGCACCTGAGTGGGTATTCTCATACACGCACCTGAGTGGGTATTCTCATACACGCACCTGAGTGGGTATTCTCATACACGCACCTGAGTGGGTATTCTCATACACGCACCTGAGTGGGTATTCTCATACACGCACCTGAGTGGGTATTCTCATACACGCACCTGAGTGGGtattctcatacacacacctgagtggGTATTCTCATACATCCCCAAAAAGAGAGCAGTTGAGGTTGTTACTGCACCTTTTCTACTTTTCCTACTGCACATATTCTGAGCAGATATTCTCATATACACATCTGAGTATTCGAATATACACACTTCAGTATTCTGAGTGGATACTTGTGTACACACACCTGAATATTGTGAGTGGATAGTCTACTGCACGCCTGAGCATTCTAATTCttcgttttcatttttgttttcaattagGTTTAAAAGTCCAAAAATCGAAATGGGTTTTCACATATCATTAAGCACACCTGCCTACCCTGCATGGCATTAATGAATGGATATGGCTGGAATTTTTATAGTTTTTCCATCATACTGAAATCCTTCTAGAATAATCTAGAAAATGCCTATtgttaactctctctctctctctctctctctctctctctccctctctccctctctcccactcaggGAGCGAGTGAACAAGCGGCGGGTGaaggagatggtgaaggagttCACCCTGCTGTGCCGAGGGCTGCACGGCACCGAGTACGCTGCAGAATACTGAACCGGCGCCGTCCTCATCCAGAGCCCAAAGCGCCCATCAGCCTCCCAGGCAGCCCCCACACAAAAACCCCACACTGGAGCGCAAAAGTCCCCCACAAAAATCGACTGTCCCTACGGAAGCCTGGCACAGGCGGCGGCCATTCTGGCTCGGTGCAGCCGCCCGGCTTGGAGAGGTGGAGCTTTCTCTGCTGTTCCTGTGTTGCTTTGGGGTTTTATTTGTTAGGAAATACCAAAAGGCTCTTCTTCAGCAGTCGCCTCTCCTGCAGCATGCTCTATAAAGTCTCACACTTTCTTACTCTTGATCTTCCCTGGCTCCTAGGCTGTTTCCTTGTGATATGCATACGTATGTTAAATAGTActagttttctttttatttttggaaagaagcaaataattatatacacatatgaacacacacagacacgcacatatagatatatataaattatacagacatgcatatatgcgtatatatatgtttgtataTACAGGGTTTGAAAAcagtcctgctgctgctgccactgctaaCTGAAGGGGAAAAGGacatgcatttctgtgttaCAGGGCAATGATCCCACAGTACCAAACCACACACCCTCTTTTCCCTTGTTGCCAAATTGTTGTTTATTGTCACGtgatgtaggttttttttttatttttgatataaAAGTAGAATATATTGGATCTGGTATGTAACGGTATATATGGAGTTggcagaggggggagaaagttgAAGCACTGCAGAATCAAAGACTCGATGCCTGCACTCCCACAACTATCAAACTAATCATCTCTGGAAGTGAGCAGCTTTAACTGAGGAGCCTTCATTTAGCTACGCTATATTATGGACTTGAAGTTGATGTGCAACTGCATAAGAGTGTCCTGGCTTCAGATTGGAGcaaagggggaagggggaggggtgtgagACAATGAGTGAAGGGATGCATTCTAACCGGACAGAGTATCCAATCACATCACTAGTTCTAACCCCACTAATCATGCAGTGCCCACTGCAAAGCCCCGTCATTGCAGTGTGTATTTACTGAAGTACCTACGCGATGAAGAATGTTCAAACGTGTATATTCATTTCTGCTTGTAGTCCTACTCTGAATGCACTTTTAAtttacacacagcagtctccagTGAAACCAGACTTGACTTCTTGCCATTTTACCCCAAAAGCATTTACAAAGTGCATGAACTGAGTGTCACTCTTTGGGTTCAGACGCAGCGCTGCAAGGCCTTGACTCTTATCCTCCGTGTGCCTGTAGCATGTGTTTTAGGAGGGACTGATAGTAGCATAGAGCGAGTGTCAGGGCACAGTGGGGTGACGGTTGTCAGAGATGGAGAGTACGGTGGTGAGGGGAAGGAGGGGATATGTACATTGATTTTTGTACCTggttttaatttattaaatatatctaAGGCAGCATGCCCAGATGtgttgtctttttatttatcaatatgagcatggtcttcgctttgaccGAATAACATCAATTCCACTCACTTGTAAAGGTGGAATGCCATTTATACTTCATAGCCTTTTACCTTGAGATATCTCCCATGTTTTCAAAACAACTCCACAATAGTTTCACAATTTCGCTTGATGGGTATTGCACGACTGTAAGAGAACATTTACCACACTCTGAAAAATACCACATACACAGTTTCCATTTTCCAAGAGTCCTTCCTCTAGTTTTAATATTGACAACACATTGCATACTTAAAAATATGGAGGTCCATGGTTGACTGTCTTTAGTATAAAAGCTCAAAGTCACAGAGTTCTCGGGAGGCTCCATTCAGCAGTGGTTGGTGACTTGTACTGAACTCTGAAGGGATAAAGTCTGTTTCCCAGTCACTGATGGCTCCTGCACTGGATGATGGGGTTTTGCTGGTCCTCCCCAGTGTCTCTTACTATCGTATCCTCGTAAAAAGGTTCAGGACTGACTTGGACTCCTATAGGACAAGAGCAAAGCACTTTGTAACAATGACATTCATAAGATATTGTCTACACTATAATAATGACACATTTCTAGATTGCAGCAATAACTAACACATAATGGTGTACAGTACAATGAAAGCGACTAATATTTCACAGTATGTACTTGTAAATACAATTCACAACCATGTCATTAGTTTAAAAGggtaataaaatgttaaaagggTATTAGATCCAATTTGCTAATGTTTTTTCAGAGTTTATTCTTTTCCCACTTGTACATAATCTATTTATGTAATTACAAACCGTGACTGTTACAACTGTGGAAAGTAAAGCTTCGTCGCAGTAATCGACTGCCCCATTAGACAGGTAAGCGACGGTGAAGATGACCTGACCTTGGTGCATCGCGTTTTACTGAAGACGTTCCAGAACCTCAGCGTTTCATCGCCAGCCCCCGTAACAATGGCCTCGCCATCTGGAGATACAGCCTGACCGAGGGAGGAGAAGATGCAGACACAAGATGGCCGTCggaaaaaaatgcataataCATGAACTACAGGAAATTATGTTTGACCTCAGCACAATCGACCTTGGGCAGTGGGCCTGCTAAACTAAAGCAGGAGCCCTCCATCAGCAGGTAAAAGCACCCTCACCAAGTAAAGCACTCTGTAGGAGTGCCCGGTCAGTTTGGCCACCTGCGTCAGGGACGGATACTTCCACACCAGGATTTGGTTCTGAGAGTAGCCGTGCGTGCTGacctgaaaacacacaaacatgacaaCCTCGGTGGGGGGCTAGCATGTCAGAGCCACTAGCTAGGTGGTCACTCAGTGTGGGTATAGTCTGTGGCAGGGCTTGCTTCACTAGGTGTCGGGTCTCACCAGTTCGTTGGCGTGTTTGGACCAGGCCAGGTTGCACACTTGTGAGCCGGTGTCCGTGCTCTGCAGGGCCTGCCCCGTCAGGGTGTTCCAGAAGCGGAGGCAGCGGTCTGCCGTGCCGCCGCCGGAGGCCAGGAGCCCGTGCTGGTGTGGCGACCAGGCGATAGCCTTCACCGCAGCCAGGTGGTCACTATACTGCTGCACCGGGAGCAGGCTGGAGCTGTTCCAcaccaggagctggggaaaagCAGAGCATTTCAGTCCAGACAATGAAGCACCACTAGGCTGCAAAGTGGAACCCTATCATGACAAACATTATCATCAAGCCATTTAAGTGAACATGCACTCATATATAGTAATACTAACATGACACGTAAGACACAAAAGGCACCAGTCAATATTAGACTGCACAATGTCTGAATGTAACGGAATATTCAGCAGCCACCTTGTTGTCGTTTCCTCCCGAGGCGAGGTGTTGGTGGTCAGGTGACCACTTGAGACCGCACACTTCCTGCCGGTGTCCTTGCAGCCGCCTCTCGGCGGGTGGGGGCGTACGCACGTCCCTCTGCAGAATCACCCGATCCCGACTGCCAGAGGACAGCTGATCCCCATTCCAGGCCAGGGCACCTCGGAGAGGCCAATCGTGGGCACTTAAGCTCAAAGCTCCCCCGCACCACACATCGGTGTTATTTGTAACTCACTCATGTTTAGCAGGCTGAagattctccacaagggggagctatTAGTACCCAAGTCGTTGGAATTCAGGGGCGCTACATGAGAGTCACATCAATGACACTGTGTCCACATTTCCTTATTAGCCTCACTGTAGCCTTCTCTCATAATATCCAACCCCTGTTATAGCCTCAATGGATCACTCTGAATGGATCACCTTTCCACTCACTCTCAGTATTCCCTCCCCATCTCTACTCCTTCCTTTGAGGTAGACTTACCAACGCGAGCAGAATGGCCCTCTAGGCTGGTTAGCTTTCTCCCTCCTGCGGCGTCCCAAATTTGGACGTAGCCTTTATGGGTCCCCACCGCCACCAGACTTCCCTGAGGCAggtggacacagagagagaatatTCAGATCGCATTTATCCACAGCTGAGGTATGACTAACAGCAGTAACAAAGTGTACTTGACATTTTACAGTAGCTGCACATGATGTCCCTCTTCTTCAAGCACACATCAATTATTCACCAGCTGACTCGTGACGGTTCACATGAAGGAAATTTGACTTTGATTCTGATATAGATTTTTCAAGTTCATGGGGAGTCAAACCACCAAGGGTGGTAATACAAAGAAATTGTTCaattactgtacatatgtataCTGTGTTACATGCTCCTCTACTTTGCTTGTTCTCGTTCCATCTTCTATTCACAGGTGCTGGTGGTTATCCCTGATTGGTGTGCCTATTATAAGGTTATAAGGTTCCAGGTGCCTGGCAGAAGAAAACAGCAACCCCACTTGTGTAGGAATTATTGTTAGTCTCTGTTAAGGTTTATATTGCTTCCTTCTGGTATCTGGTATTTCAGTTCCCATGGCTTTGTTTAGTGTTATTTTGCGTGTGGTTGATTGAAGGAAAGCCCTGGGTTCGGTGGCCCATTATTAAGCCCAGGAGCTTAcctttcttttgttctttttggcTGGATCCCTGGACTCATTTATTGTATGtcaatgtttttgcatttttgtaagaaaaaaaatgttatgagCCTTGAGGTCGTAAAAACTGTATGTGTGAATACATTATATGGTAAGAATACATTTGTCTCAACTGCAGACGGTTTTATCAGCAGATTGTGAGTGAGACTGCTTCTGTGCACAGCGGCGGCAAGACTCACCCGGTCGTTCCAGCACACTGAGGTCACGGAATCTCCATCCACCGACAGGTCACACAGTCTTGTCACCTGAACAATCAAACCACTGTCAAAAGCAGTATCTGTGCCCCTATCCTGTTCCTCTCCCGTTTCCCATCCCTTATCATTTACTCATTTTGCAAGCAATCTTCTTCAGTGACATAGCGCTGTAACATTTAGTTGACATAAAAAGAACAGCAAGGACAAGGGCGTAGGTACAGAATGTGAAGTAACTCTGATAAAGTATGAAGCCAAAAAGCAGTGCCAAGATTCTGATGCCTGTCTTGTAAACAGTATAAAAGTGTATGCCAAAAATCGATCGCTctaaactacattacccaggaACACCTGCGTGACCACTCGCCTCAGCCTCCTCACCTGACTGGTGCAGGCActccacaggtacacacaggccCCCAGCCCCACACTCAGCAGATTTCCTGCCGACCAGTCCACCAGGTTGAGGTAAAAGTCGTCCTGCAGCTCTGGCGCATCCAGGACTTTGAATGGTATCTTGGAGATCTTTCGGGCTGGTTTGCGAGGAGAGCGTAGGAGTTTGTGACTACAAACGCAcacagtgagaaagagaaagctgAAGAGAGGAATTTTTCTATCCACTCCATTGTTACATTCTAGCAATGCTCCCCACGCACAGCTAGTGAGAACATGTTAGAACATAAAATGCCATCTACGCTCATTTTCTGTTGAAGTTATTACTGAAACATATTTACAAGTCAAAATATATCATTAGGGGGAACGATATAGGAAGAGATATAACAAATAGAAGAAAACAGTAGAGATGATGAATAATAACGACATTTTTAATATGCAACTGCACACATTATGGGGCCTATTCAGTCTGGAGATATGTGGTTTGCAAAATCTTAATTTGAAAATTGCACACCTCTAGAGTTAGCAACATTTGAGGATTTTTGCCATGTTAAACAGATATAAAGGCATTCAAACTGACAAATGCATTTTTCCACATGCATTTTACTCACAAAAAGGTGAAATGTCTAGTCCACTCCATCAGGGAATGTTGGATAACTACAATTAAgttcaacaaaatgtttttttatttcacgtaTAAAGCCTAATGAGTTACATACATTTCTAATTAACTAATTATTAAAGACTTGCATCATATTGTCATTGTTCAATTCCAAAATTATTTATGCCAGCTATCAATGAACTTGGAATTAATCCACAATGTTCTTCTGGAAACATTGTGAATGTTGTCATATCTGTTTAACTAaggcagtggttctcaaaaCTTGGTCCTATGGGctgctgtgtatgctggtttcgTTCCAACCATAATCGCAATCCCAGGCTCATAACATGCTGTTAACTTCTCTAAATTAGGTACTTGGTTGCAACAAAACTAGCATACACAGAggccccccaggaccgagtttgagaaccactgaacTAAGTTCTTTCAATTGATGATAAATACATGAGGACAGGAAATAGTACATTCACGCAAAAACAGGAACCATGCTCTGATAAGCACGTATCTTGTAATGTAGCCTAATGTATGGGTAGGCCACCTGTTCCACCCACTCTTATCTTGGCCAAGTCATTTCTAATGACAGTCCGCAGGTCCCTCCATTACGTTTACAAGTTGTCCACATCCTGTCTGCATTACTCACCGATCCTATTGCCTCCACAACCTTGGCTCCTGTCACATGCTTAAGATAACAGTCCATGCAAAAGGCATGCACACTATACAGAATACAAGCACAAGCTTCTAGCTAAAACTAGCATCATCTCTATTGCTTGTACATTTAAAACAGCATCTACTGCTAGTGCAGGTAGTAATGCAAAGGATATATAGAGTCATTGTCATGACCTGTCAAATTATTGGATTTAAAGCTCCAATGATGATAACGTGTAGCCTATTTCACCTATTTGTACATAAAAAAAGTGGGGGACAGTAAGGGGGTTCTCAGGTGGCACTCAGCTTcattatttacagtaaatgATCGATTCGGCTTCATTTCAACACACTTCTATTGGGAGAGCAGAAGAATGCACTCCCATTACATTGGtctaatataaattaaatatggGCAGTAGATCAATACATAAACACAACATTTACATAGCCAGGGGCTGCTTGTTGTTCAATAGGCTATTGTTTCAAATGGGACGattaaaaacaaaccaaaatatgGACTTATTTACACAGTAAGTTTTATTTAccgttgttttatttaaaaatatttttcagctttaaGGTGAAGACTCCTGGTCACTTTACCGCaaaatttacttttttaaattttttatttactcGTTTTTCATAATTAGTCTCTGTGTCTAGAGGAGTTGAGAGATattagaaataaagtgaataaaatAGAATACTAGCAGCAATATTGTTTCcccacacatgtgcatgtgctTCAGTTGATCAAATTTATATTTTCAAGAGCCTGCAAAGAAGTACCTCCCCATATCAAAGATAATCACCTGCAACGCGATTCTGAATATCCGCTTAGAAAACACCCCTAAattcgacaaaaaaaaaaattctaactTTAAGCAGGTGTGGAGTCTGAATAGGGTCCTAAGAGGCCAGTAATGTTACCTCTTGTTGCTGAGTGGAGACAGGGAGTAGGGCGAGACTTCATTCCCACTGTCACAAGGCACTCTCTTTGTGTGGATGGTGTACTGTAAAAGCAGAGAAGCACTTGTACTGAAACACAGACCGTTGTTTACCCAGCTTTCCCTTTTGTCCCTCACTTTCTCCCTGACGTTCCCTCTTCTTAATTCTCTCATCTCCTCAATCTCTCCGTTCTCCACTTCCACTTTTACTGGTTCATTACCCCACCCTACCCATCTCTCACCCTGAAGAGACTGTGAGTGCCTTCAGTTGGGAGGGCATGCCTGCGGCCATCAGCGTGTGGGTCTGCCACTGCCTCAATGCCGGCCCCCAGCAGCTCATTCCTCAGTAGTGCAGCATACGCCACAGCATCTGCCAGGCAGGGGAAGAGAGGTCAAACCACATCCCTTTCAGGTCTcccaaacacaaaaaacaacatgcGAATCAATGCCTTCTGAAGATGCAGTTTGTTCCATTCGAGTGCAGTCTTACTGTCTGAAGTCACCCTGGATAAGTTGACCGATATGAATGGGGAACACAGTGAAATGGAGAAAGAGTGAAGCATACTACATTAATAACAGCCATACCTTTTCCCGTGTCCGAGCCAGCCTCCTTAGCTTTATGATTCTGGTTTGGAGATCTGCAGTTCTCCTGGCAGGGGTCAACCAAAGTAAGAAAAATCAATGAGGCAAAGGCTGTGGTCTCATGACTAGAATTGATGATGTCCAAATGAATAGTCATAACACTATCATTGCCCCATTGAAATGGTAATGGGAAAACCAGAATGGAATCTGCATACAATTTTAGTGAGATACTATTACTGAGTTTCAACTAGAATGGACACCAGAACAGTCAGGCACACAAGTCTTAACCAGAATAGGCCCAGGTAGAGGCAGAGTGAAGCCAGTTACATTCGACTCACATTGGCACAGTGGAAGTTAACACTCCAGTTGCTGCCAGCACGGGTGGGTATGAAGCGGTCTCCCAACTTAACACTTACTGGACTTGAGCTTGCACACCCTGACTGGAGGAAGAAGGGAAAAATGTTCCTGAGAAAATTGATATATTACTGATTATTATAATTCTAATTAAACACTACAGGTTAAAAAAGGAGTTACAGCAGTGTATTGCACTGGACTTCAACAGTAGTATAATGGCATACGGGATGCAATACAATCACAATCAATATTTGCAAGAAAATTACTGTCTAAACTTATGAAACATATTATTATCCTTGCTTTACAACAGGTGAATTCAAAGTCAAAATGCTTTATGTTGAATGTGGACTCTAATGCACCTCCAGGTCTAAATCCATCTAAAACATTTTGGAACAAGCTGGTAAAACAAAGTGCCTATGAATCATCACAGTTCTGTCTCAACTCACTTTGGCTAGTCGGCGTTCTGATGgattctgatgattgatttgCCTCAGAAGGCGTCTCTCGTAGTCCTGGTCCATTTCTTCAAGAACACCACTGACTGCTTCGTACCGCGGTGCCCTTCTACTCCTCTTCTCTGTCCCCCCTCAGAGCAGAGTCTTTACCCCCAACACTCAGCCATTCCTGACAATAAACCAGAGAACAAGAAACAAGAATACGAACTAAATTTAAGGCACACATACAACATAATTTATTATTcatgaataacaaaaaataaagtatattcCTTTACGAGCAAAGCTATTAAACAAACAGTTAATTCGTCTATTagttattgtattatattaacTAGCTACTAACTATGTTCTGAATGTATTTATGCTCCTCATTTCTACCATTGTCTTATATAAGATAATGGGGACTAAAGTACTTGAAATGTTCGCACGATAGAAAACAAGGCGTCACAAAATAAGTCCAACCGTAAAACTTGTTAACAATAATTATGTAGTTAAGAGCTACGTACAAGCCAGCTGGAGAGCATCAACATTCTATCCATCCTTCCATGAATTGAACACGCTAACGTTACCTAGCTAGTAACAATGAACTGCTAGCTAGGTTTAGCCAAAAAGCAAATAGTCAGTGCACTGCTCAATTTTACGAATTATGTGAGACTAGCTAGACATGACCTCGCGACTAGAGCAAATGATAGCAGGCATGCTAGTAAGTTCTGTACACGTCAACATGTTATTTAGCAGGTCTGAACATTGGCTATAATATCGTTAACCTGTTATCCGAATGAACAGTCATGTGTACAttactaaataaatatgtatttcatagTTAGCAGGTTCTGTCTCGGGCTAGCAAGTGAACTAACGCTTCGACAGCTGATTAACTTGTGAGACCAAGCgtagtagctaacgttactagCCCCGCTTCACATTTAGCTATCCGTAACTGTTAGCTCCCACTTAACTAAATATTTgccaagttagctagctaggatATAACGTTGTGCTTGATTTTAGCAAGGCTATCTTTATTCGACAATAGCTAGACTAAGGTTGGCTGGCTACAGAATATGTCTATCCAGCTAGCACTGCTAGCAGTCGCGTCCCATTGCATTACtgtaggctagctagctaacgttaatcgACTCAGCTCGCTACCGAGAAACTTATATTGCTAGTCATAGCTAGCTATAGCTACCAATTAATTTTTGTAGCTTATgataaaaaaagtaaacatcTGCGAGCATCGTGTAGGCTATAGGACAATGCAAAATCGTCGGCTAGCTATACGTGAAGATATAGCAATGCGGGCGTCTTTCGTCAACACATGTTGTCAAGGCAccataacaaaaataacaacccCCCGTGGAAACAGCTAGCTAGTAAACGTCAGCTaaaagctaacgttagctaacattacatAGCGAGCAATGCGAAATCATTCTTACCCGACCCActgtttcagaaacatattAGAAGAGCTTTGGTTCACCAACGCTGATGCTTGAACCGCttaatattttattctttttctaaTTGTGTTCAGTGCGCTGTCAAGCATGTCCTTGTTCTGATTTTGCAGGCTAAGTCAGCCTATGGAATGTACTAAGCAAATCGGTCAGCTTGTTTACATCTCTCAAGATGGCTGCGGGACCAGCTGAACAACTGCAACGAAGtggatgttatttatttttaacttgtggaataTTATGGACTATAACGATTCAGATTATAAAACCAGTTCCACACTGGGTCAACATTATTGTATAATAGTCAATTGCCATTTCAATATTTAAGAAAATAACGTTAGCAATGCTGTAtgggttttatttaaaaatacagtacaacGTAATTAATGTTAAGAAATTGCATAGCTGACACATGCACATTTATGAATAATTGCAGTAATATGGTAAATATGGAATTGGAAACGGACGACGGTCATTTGTCCCTATACATACTTATGCTGACATGGAATAAGGGGACTTCACTCACTTATGGCATTATTGTAGGCTATTTATGTATACACCACTAGCTGTGTTC
The sequence above is a segment of the Conger conger chromosome 4, fConCon1.1, whole genome shotgun sequence genome. Coding sequences within it:
- the fzr1b gene encoding fizzy-related protein homolog isoform X2, with the translated sequence MSCWGPALRQWQTHTLMAAGMPSQLKALTVSSGTPSTQRECLVTVGMKSRPTPCLHSATRVIQHSLMEWTRHFTFFHKLLRSPRKPARKISKIPFKVLDAPELQDDFYLNLVDWSAGNLLSVGLGACVYLWSACTSQVTRLCDLSVDGDSVTSVCWNDRGSLVAVGTHKGYVQIWDAAGGRKLTSLEGHSARVGALAWNGDQLSSGSRDRVILQRDVRTPPPAERRLQGHRQEVCGLKWSPDHQHLASGGNDNKLLVWNSSSLLPVQQYSDHLAAVKAIAWSPHQHGLLASGGGTADRCLRFWNTLTGQALQSTDTGSQVCNLAWSKHANELVSTHGYSQNQILVWKYPSLTQVAKLTGHSYRVLYLAVSPDGEAIVTGAGDETLRFWNVFSKTRCTKESKSVLNLFTRIR
- the fzr1b gene encoding fizzy-related protein homolog isoform X1; amino-acid sequence: MDQDYERRLLRQINHQNPSERRLAKSGCASSSPVSVKLGDRFIPTRAGSNWSVNFHCANENCRSPNQNHKAKEAGSDTGKDAVAYAALLRNELLGAGIEAVADPHADGRRHALPTEGTHSLFRYTIHTKRVPCDSGNEVSPYSLSPLSNKSHKLLRSPRKPARKISKIPFKVLDAPELQDDFYLNLVDWSAGNLLSVGLGACVYLWSACTSQVTRLCDLSVDGDSVTSVCWNDRGSLVAVGTHKGYVQIWDAAGGRKLTSLEGHSARVGALAWNGDQLSSGSRDRVILQRDVRTPPPAERRLQGHRQEVCGLKWSPDHQHLASGGNDNKLLVWNSSSLLPVQQYSDHLAAVKAIAWSPHQHGLLASGGGTADRCLRFWNTLTGQALQSTDTGSQVCNLAWSKHANELVSTHGYSQNQILVWKYPSLTQVAKLTGHSYRVLYLAVSPDGEAIVTGAGDETLRFWNVFSKTRCTKESKSVLNLFTRIR